The window CGGAAGCGGAAAGCGATTCTTCAAGCACTTCTTTCATGATCTGCAAATCATCCCCAATGGTATAAACATGCGTCACCTCAATACCGGCCTCGGTAAGCACATCGCCTAACCAGCTGGCATTCGTATTTACGGTATCGCCAATCAGCAGTTCGTTACCTATGCTGACAATTCTACACTGCATGTATCAAAAGGTTTAAGGAATTCATAAAACGCTGATCAAAATATTAAACAATCACCCCTTTTCGAAGCAAATAATTGCTCTACAAAAAAGATTTAATTCTCTATAACAATTACTATCTTTGGGCCGTGCGTCGAATACCCAACATACTGAGCACCATCCGGATAATTTTAGCTCCTATCTTTTTGATCCTGTATGTTCAGGACGAAGTAGTGTGGCGTGCTCTTAGTGTAGGTATTTTTGCCGTTGCTGTAGTCACCGATTTTTTTGATGGATATATTGCGCGACTATATGGTGTAGAAAGCGATTACGGGGTTTTCTTAGACCCACTGGCTGATAAATTTTTAACTTTTGCAGGTTTTATCTGTTTGCCCTTTATTGATGCCGGACAATTTCCATGGTGGGCTATAGGGGTTATCGTCTTTAGGGATATTTTAGTTACAGGGATGCGTATGCTGGCTGACTACCGTAACATCACTATGGATACCCGACTTACAGCCAAAGTAAAAACCCTGAGCCAGATGTTCTTTTTGTATCTGGTATTAATGGTAGGTGTTTTTATCGAAACGGATGTCTGGCTTAGTGCCTACTGCATTCAGCTATTAGAGTCCGGGCTTTTAGGATGGGCCATGATCGCCATCGTTATTATCACCGTATACTCAGGATTAGAATACATTTATATAAATAAAAATATTTTTTCAATACACAGTGATGCCAAAACTAAAACCGATACTCGGTAGTTGTTTCTATGCGGGATTTTTGCCCAATGCCCCCGGCACATGGGGTAGCTTCTTTGCGCTATTTCCTATTTACTTTATGGGGACGTATAGTCCTGTTATAGGAATGGCTTTACTAACTGTACTCTTTTCATTTTTGACCGTATGGGTATCAGAGGCATGCGAAGAAGCATGGGGCGGCGACCCTTCTCCCCTGGTGATGGATGAGTTTGCTGGCCAGGCTATGGCATTTGTTGCTATCTCATTTACAGGAGAACTGACATACGATTTATCGCTCCTGCTTGTTGGTTTTATCTTCTTTCGTTTTTTTGATATTCAAAAACCACTGGGGGTCAACAAGCTGCAAAGCGTACCAGGTGGCTGGGGCATTTTGTTAGATGATCTCCTGGCAGGCGTATATGCCTTTATCTGTATGCATGGATTACTTTTTATTTTAGATA of the Fodinibius sp. Rm-B-1B1-1 genome contains:
- a CDS encoding CDP-alcohol phosphatidyltransferase family protein, whose protein sequence is MLYKKDLILYNNYYLWAVRRIPNILSTIRIILAPIFLILYVQDEVVWRALSVGIFAVAVVTDFFDGYIARLYGVESDYGVFLDPLADKFLTFAGFICLPFIDAGQFPWWAIGVIVFRDILVTGMRMLADYRNITMDTRLTAKVKTLSQMFFLYLVLMVGVFIETDVWLSAYCIQLLESGLLGWAMIAIVIITVYSGLEYIYINKNIFSIHSDAKTKTDTR
- a CDS encoding phosphatidylglycerophosphatase A, which codes for MPKLKPILGSCFYAGFLPNAPGTWGSFFALFPIYFMGTYSPVIGMALLTVLFSFLTVWVSEACEEAWGGDPSPLVMDEFAGQAMAFVAISFTGELTYDLSLLLVGFIFFRFFDIQKPLGVNKLQSVPGGWGILLDDLLAGVYAFICMHGLLFILDII